One part of the Malus sylvestris chromosome 2, drMalSylv7.2, whole genome shotgun sequence genome encodes these proteins:
- the LOC126613915 gene encoding cytochrome P450 84A1-like, which translates to MDSLLQSLQPLKSMTPLVFIIPLLFLLPLIFCFRRRPPYPPGPKGLPLFGNMLMMDQLTHRGLAKLAKQYGGIFHLRMGFLHMVAISNPDVARQVLQVQDNIFSNRPATIAISYLTYDRADMAFAHYGPFWRQMRKLCVMKIFSRKRAESWESVRDEVDTAVRTVTVHVGSAVNIGELVFSLTKNIIYRAAFGTSSQEGQDEFIGILQEFSKLFGAFNIADFIPSLGWVDPQGLNNRLAKARESLDRFIDTIIDDHMEKKKKNNKGLNDGETDMVDDLLAFYSEEAKVNESEDNLQNAIKLTRDNIKAIIMDVMFGGTETVASAIEWAMSELMKNPEDLKRVQQELLNVVGLDRRPEEADFEKLTYLKCALKETLRLHPPIPLLLHETSEDAVVAGYHIPKKSRVMINAWAIGRDKDSWEDPESFKPSRFLKEGVPDFKGSNFEFIPFGSGRRSCPGMQLGLYALEMAVAHMLHCFTWELPDGMKPSELDMNDVFGLTAPRASRLVAVPSKRVVCPL; encoded by the exons ATGGATTCTCTTCTGCAATCCTTGCAACCCTTAAAATCCATGACACCACTCGTGTTCATAATCCCACTCCTATTCCTCCTCCCTCTAATTTTCTGTTTCCGGCGACGACCACCGTACCCGCCGGGCCCCAAAGGCCTACCCCTCTTTGGCAACATGTTAATGATGGACCAACTAACCCACCGGGGCCTCGCCAAGCTGGCCAAGCAATACGGCGGCATATTCCACCTCCGCATGGGGTTTTTACACATGGTTGCCATTTCCAACCCTGACGTGGCACGACAAGTCCTCCAAGTCCAAGACAACATCTTCTCCAACCGCCCGGCCACCATCGCCATCAGCTACCTCACCTACGACCGCGCAGACATGGCCTTCGCGCACTACGGGCCCTTCTGGCGCCAGATGCGTAAGCTCTGCGTCATGAAGATTTTTAGTCGCAAACGCGCCGAGTCGTGGGAGTCTGTTAGGGACGAAGTGGACACGGCGGTTAGGACCGTCACAGTTCATGTTGGTTCGGCTGTAAACATCGGAGAGTTGGTTTTTTCGCTCacgaaaaatattatttatcgGGCGGCGTTCGGTACGAGCTCGCAGGAGGGGCAGGATGAGTTTATTGGGATACTGCAGGAATTCTCCAAGTTGTTTGGAGCTTTTAATATTGCTGATTTTATTCCCAGCCTAGGGTGGGTTGATCCTCAGGGGCTAAACAATAGACTCGCTAAGGCTCGTGAGTCGTTGGATCGGTTTATTGACACCATCATAGACGATCacatggagaagaagaagaagaacaataagGGATTGAATGATGGTGAGACGGACATGGTGGATGATTTGTTGGCTTTTTATAGTGAAGAAGCTAAAGTAAATGAATCTGAAGATAATTTGCAAAACGCCATCAAACTTACTAGGGATAACATCAAGGCCATCATCATG GACGTAATGTTTGGCGGGACGGAGACTGTGGCGTCGGCAATAGAGTGGGCCATGTCGGAGCTGATGAAGAACCCGGAGGATCTAAAGAGGGTCCAACAAGAACTTTTAAATGTGGTGGGTCTAGACCGTCGACCTGAAGAGGCCGACTTCGAGAAGTTGACTTACCTAAAATGTGCCCTGAAAGAGACACTGCGACTCCACCCGCCAATTCCTCTACTCCTCCACGAGACCTCGGAGGACGCTGTAGTAGCTGGCTACCACATTCCCAAAAAATCGCGCGTGATGATTAACGCGTGGGCCATTGGGCGTGACAAGGACTCGTGGGAAGACCCTGAATCCTTCAAGCCCTCTAGGTTTCTGAAAGAAGGTGTGCCTGACTTTAAGGGGAGTAATTTCGAGTTCATTCCGTTCGGGTCCGGTCGGAGGTCGTGCCCGGGAATGCAGCTAGGGTTGTACGCTCTGGAGATGGCGGTGGCGCACATGCTTCATTGTTTTACATGGGAGTTGCCTGATGGGATGAAACCTAGTGAGCTTGACATGAACGACGTGTTTGGACTCACCGCTCCGAGAGCGAGTCGACTCGTCGCCGTACCGAGTAAAAGGGTGGTTTGTCCACTCTGA